A region of Flavobacterium indicum GPTSA100-9 = DSM 17447 DNA encodes the following proteins:
- the hpt gene encoding hypoxanthine phosphoribosyltransferase, with translation MIQLHDKKFEVFITHEEIQFAIKNMTKQIEDDHCDEVPVFVGVLNGAFMVVSDVIKNYDSPCEVSFVKMASYEGTATTNEVKQLIGINQNLEGRTVVILEDIVDTGNTVEELKKMFKAQKVKHCKIATLFFKPEAYTKDIKIDYVGIRIPNKFIVGFGLDYDGLGRNLKDVYQLSE, from the coding sequence ATGATACAATTACACGACAAAAAATTTGAAGTATTCATTACTCATGAAGAAATTCAATTTGCCATTAAAAACATGACAAAACAAATAGAAGATGATCATTGTGATGAGGTCCCAGTATTTGTTGGGGTATTAAATGGTGCTTTTATGGTAGTTTCAGATGTAATTAAAAATTATGATTCGCCTTGTGAAGTGAGTTTTGTTAAAATGGCTTCATATGAAGGGACAGCTACAACTAATGAGGTGAAACAACTCATAGGGATTAACCAAAATTTAGAAGGAAGAACCGTAGTGATTTTGGAAGATATTGTAGATACTGGGAATACTGTAGAAGAATTAAAAAAAATGTTTAAAGCGCAAAAAGTAAAACATTGTAAAATTGCTACCTTGTTCTTTAAACCAGAAGCGTATACAAAAGATATTAAAATTGATTATGTGGGTATTCGAATTCCAAATAAATTTATTGTTGGATTTGGATTGGATTATGATGGTTTAGGAAGAAATTTAAAAGACGTTTACCAACTTTCAGAATAA